The window CTGCGGCGGCGGAGGCTTCGGTGGCGACATGTTCAAGATAGCGGAGCAAGGTTCCAGTTGAGATGATGCCGAGACGCCCAGTTTCATAGCTGCGAACGCCGAAAGAGGTATGATAATGGCTCAAACCCATATGACTTTCCTCAAAAGGTGAGACGTTTCCCTGCCAGAGTACGCTCTGGAGGGCGACCTGTCAAGGCTGCGGCGCGGGAAAATGGTCTGCCTCTAGCGCGGAAGGCCCATGTGCTGTATGATAGAAACCACGAGCATTCTGGCGTAGAGTATGACAAAGAAGGAAGAACTTCCATATGGCAGATAACGAGTATCCTCCCCCCTCACCCGATACGTTTCGTGAGTTTGGCGGCGCAGGGGGGTGGCCTTCACCACAGCCGCCACCGGCTGGCTACCCAACGCAGCCTCCAGTGGGGCCAGGCGGCGGGCCAGGATATTGGCAGCCAGGAACTATGCCGCCCCCTGGGCAGGGCAGCTATCCAGGCGCGCCAGGGCAGACGCCAGGCTTTGTTCCCAACCCGCCGCCACCCAGCAAGACTTCACCCTTTTTGATTATGGCGCTTGGTGGGCTGGCTTTGCTGGTCATTCTGGTTCCGCTGGTGCTGTATGCGCTGTCACGCGCGCCTGCCCCAACGACCAGAACTCCCCAGGCTACGGCGACACCAGGAGGGACCACACCTGCGCCGACGGGGACACCATCCTCATCAGGGTCGGCATTCAAGCCAGACGGTACCGCTCCAACGACCAGGCAGTGTAATACCGTCGTGGTGATTCCCTGCTATAGCCCACAAGAGATGCAGCAAGCCTTTAGCTTGAATGCGCTTTATGCGCAAGGCTATGATGGCAAGGGCCAGACGATTGTGATTATTGCGGCGGGGAATACGGATCATGTCGAAAAGGACTTGCAGGCGTTTGACAAAGCCTGGGGCTTGCCTGATCCGCCTAGCTTTAAGATTGTTCAACCGTTTGGGCCGCCTACCCCATACAAGTGCTCTGATTTTAATGACTTGGATGGCTTGCAGATTGAAACTGCGCTGGATGTGGAATGGAGCCATGCTATGGCTCCTGGCGCGAGTATTGTGGTGGTGGTTGGGCCAAACAAAGAACTGAAGTATTTCCCGGTACCCAAGAATGCGCCGTCATGCGGCCTGTATGATCTGGAAGACCCTGTTGCTTATGCGCTGGATAAGAAGCTGGGGAATATTATTTCCATCAGTTATGGCGGCAGCGAGTTGGGTACTCGTACCGATACGGCGGTTGACAAGACGAACGAGCAGAAGGAGTACGACGCGGCGCACGAGATTTTCAAGCGAGCGGCGAGCATGGGGGTTACGGTGATGGCGTCGTCTGGAGACAATGGGGCGACGAACCCAAATGATTACGTGAATCATAATCTGTTTTGGGACAAGCCGAACGTCTCCTGGCCGGCTTCTGATCCCTATGTGCTGGCGATTGGTGGCACATCGCTGACTATTCAAGATGAGAACGGGGTGTATGGGAGCGAGACCACCTGGAATAATAATGGCGGCTCGACAGGTGGTGGATTGAGCGCGCTGTATGGCGAGCCAGCGTATCAGAAGAATGTGCCAGATCAAGGGATGTTCCAGGGGAAACGGGGTCTTCCTGATCTGGCCTTCCCGGCAGATGTGAATTACCTGCTCTATGAAACGTCTGATTTTGGAACCATTGATGTATCCAAGTGGCCGCACTGGAACCTGATTGGTGGTACGAGCGCGAGTTCACCATGCTGGGCGGGGTTGATTGCGATTGCGGATCAGATGAGTGCTCAGGCGGGCGGCGGGCCTCTTGGGTATATCCAGCCAGGGCTGTACAGCTTGAAGGGCCAGGCTTTCCATGATATTACAAAGGGCAATAACAATTTTCAGCGCGTCGCGGGCTATGCGGCGGTGACTGGCTACGATCTGGTGACGGGTTGGGGTACGCCGATTGCAGATCAACTGTTGCCCGCGTTGATTCAAGCGGTGCAAACGGTTGGTAATACGCCTTAGCCGCAAACAAGATAGGACGCCTGGGGCGTCTCTGACCCTGGAACAGGAGGCTGTATGCCGATCCCTTCTCTGGCGTTTTTGATTGATGTGGATAATACGTTGCTCGATAACGATAAGGCGAAGGACGATCAGGCGGCGTATTTGCGCGATCTGCTGGGTGAGGCAGCGGCCTCCCGTTTTTGGGAATTATACGAGGAGGTGCGCCGGGAAGCGGATGTGGTTGATTATCCGCTGACGCTGGCGCGCTTTGCGCGTGAGTTTGCGGGGCAGTTTTCTGGTGAGAGGCTGTTCCAGCTTTCCAACTATTATCTGTCGTTTCCGTTTCGCGCGTATCTCTATCCAGAGGCTCTGGAGACGCTGGCGTATCTGCGAACGCTGGGGACGACGGCCATTACCTCGGATGGCGATGCGTCGTTTCAAGGCTTGAAGATTGTGCGAAGCGGTATATCGGCAGCGGTTCAGGGGCGGGTGGCGCTCTATCTGCACAAGGAAGAGCATGTTGATGAGATACGGGCGCTTTTTCCTGCTGAGCATTATGTGATGATTGACGATAAGCCGACCTTGCTCAGCGCGATGAAGTCTCGGATGGGGGAATCGCTTACGACGGTGCATGTGCGCCAGGGCAAATATGCGCGTGTGATGCCTGCGCGTGGCGAGCCGCCAGCAGACTTGTCAATAGCGACGATTCGTGAGGCGCGGCAAGCGCGTCGAGAGCAGTTCGAGGGGCAGGGAGCAAGCGCACGATAAGGGGAACTTCTGGCTGCGCTCTGGCGTCTCTTGTGTGAGGGTTTTGCTCAGGGGCAAGCCCTTGACATAATACAGGAGGGTGTTATGCAGCACAGATTCTTCTTTCGTCGTTCTTTGTGGCTAACGCCGGGTTTGCTTCTGGCCGCTGGGGTTTTGTTGGGTCTGGTGGCCTGCGCGC of the Ktedonobacterales bacterium genome contains:
- a CDS encoding HAD family hydrolase — encoded protein: MPIPSLAFLIDVDNTLLDNDKAKDDQAAYLRDLLGEAAASRFWELYEEVRREADVVDYPLTLARFAREFAGQFSGERLFQLSNYYLSFPFRAYLYPEALETLAYLRTLGTTAITSDGDASFQGLKIVRSGISAAVQGRVALYLHKEEHVDEIRALFPAEHYVMIDDKPTLLSAMKSRMGESLTTVHVRQGKYARVMPARGEPPADLSIATIREARQARREQFEGQGASAR
- a CDS encoding S53 family peptidase produces the protein MADNEYPPPSPDTFREFGGAGGWPSPQPPPAGYPTQPPVGPGGGPGYWQPGTMPPPGQGSYPGAPGQTPGFVPNPPPPSKTSPFLIMALGGLALLVILVPLVLYALSRAPAPTTRTPQATATPGGTTPAPTGTPSSSGSAFKPDGTAPTTRQCNTVVVIPCYSPQEMQQAFSLNALYAQGYDGKGQTIVIIAAGNTDHVEKDLQAFDKAWGLPDPPSFKIVQPFGPPTPYKCSDFNDLDGLQIETALDVEWSHAMAPGASIVVVVGPNKELKYFPVPKNAPSCGLYDLEDPVAYALDKKLGNIISISYGGSELGTRTDTAVDKTNEQKEYDAAHEIFKRAASMGVTVMASSGDNGATNPNDYVNHNLFWDKPNVSWPASDPYVLAIGGTSLTIQDENGVYGSETTWNNNGGSTGGGLSALYGEPAYQKNVPDQGMFQGKRGLPDLAFPADVNYLLYETSDFGTIDVSKWPHWNLIGGTSASSPCWAGLIAIADQMSAQAGGGPLGYIQPGLYSLKGQAFHDITKGNNNFQRVAGYAAVTGYDLVTGWGTPIADQLLPALIQAVQTVGNTP